Proteins from one Archocentrus centrarchus isolate MPI-CPG fArcCen1 chromosome 8, fArcCen1, whole genome shotgun sequence genomic window:
- the LOC115784155 gene encoding MAPK regulated corepressor interacting protein 2-like produces MMYTITRGPSKLVTQRRTGPTQQLDSKISDFKHKQTSWNMPGLPAPKIVFNRLNGKKYHHPAPALPAHNHPEESFTFAHEENVKFVSEAWQEVLQQEQEQEVGQGPEPAEKAVHYNETTPSPHMDDFVPIDLDEWWAQRFLANINKLS; encoded by the exons ATGATGTACACAATTACAAGAGGTCCCAGCAAACTGGTCACGCAGCGACGCACAG GACctacacagcagctggacaGCAAAATAAGTGATTTCAAGCACAAACAAACGTCCTGGAATATGCCTGG acTCCCTGCACCAAAGATCGTTTTCAACCGTTTGAATGGTAAGAAATACCATCACCCTGCTCCGGCTCTGCCCGCACACAATCATCCCGAAGAGAGCTTCACCTTCGCCCATGAAGAAAACGTCAAGTTTGTCTCTGAGG CCTGGCAGGAGGTGCTAcagcaggagcaggagcaggaggTGGGCCAAGGGCCGGAGCCCGCAGAGAAAGCAGTGCATTACAACGAGACCACTCCCAGCCCGCACATGGACG ACTTTGTGCCCATAGATCTGGATGAGTGGTGGGCCCAACGCTTCTTGGCAAACATAAATAAGCTATCCTGA
- the trap1 gene encoding heat shock protein 75 kDa, mitochondrial isoform X1, with translation MSRCLSLARLALGSSQRANVRMVSCARGLSSRAVSRFLAGGLQVGQSQRWSSQPRVWSAQQAYLGFSPQSYYSTQEAEKEPEEEPLHNIISDTEAVQGSAYKHEFQAETKKLLDIVARSLYSEKEVFIRELISNGSDALEKLRHKLISAGGETAPMEIHLQSDAAKGTFTIQDTGIGMNKDELVANLGTIARSGSKAFLDALQNQAEASSTIIGQFGVGFYSAFMVADRVDVYSRSAEPDAPGYKWSSDGSGVFEIAEATGVQQGTKIVLHLKDDCKEFSSEDRVKEVVTKYSNFVSFPIFLNGRRLNTLQALWMMEPKEISDWQHEEFYRYVAQAYDKPRYTLHYRADAPLNIRSIFYVPDAKPSMFDVSREMGSSVALYSRKVLIQTKATDILPKWLRFLRGVVDSEDIPLNLSRELLQESALIRKLRDVLQQRMIRFLLDQSKKEPEKYNKFFEDYGLFMREGIVTTQEQDVKEDIAKLLRFESSALPAGQQTNLMEYASRMKAGTRNIYYLCAPNRHLAEHSPYYEAMKQKDMEVLFCYEQFDELTLLHLREFDKKKLISVETDIVVDHYKEEKYEDIKPASERLTQEQADDLMAWMKNTLGPRVTNIKLTPRLDTHPAMITVLEMGAARHFLRTQQLARTPEERAQILQPTLEINAGHDLIKKLHALKDTNSELAGLLLEQIYDNAMITAGLNDDPRPMISRLNDLLTKALEKH, from the exons ATGTCCCGCTGTCTCTCTCTGGCTCGGCTCGCTCTCGGGTCCTCTCAGAGAGCTAATGTGCGGATGGTGTCCTGTGCACGCGGGCTGAGCAGCCGAGCTGTCTCGCGCTTCTTGGCTGGAG GTTTGCAGGTTGGACAGTCGCAGAGGTGGAGCAGTCAGCCCAGGGTGTGGAGCGCACAGCAGGCCTACCTTGGCTTCAGCCCGCAGTCTTACTACAGCACCcaggaggcagagaaagagccagaggaggagCCTCTTCACAATATCATCAGCGATACAGAGGCTGTGCAAG GTAGCGCCTACAAACACGAGTTTCAGGCTGAAACCAAAAAGCTGCTGGATATTGTCGCCAGGTCCCTGTACTCGGAGAAAGAG GTGTTCATCAGGGAGCTTATCTCTAATGGCAGCGATGCTCTGGAAAAACTGCGCCACAAATTGATATCAGCTGGTGGTGAAACAGCTCCAATGGAGATCCACCTGCAGAGTGATGCAGCAAAGGGCACCTTCACCATCCAG GACACAGGAATCGGTATGAACAAAGATGAGCTGGTGGCTAACCTGGGGACTATCGCCCGCTCTGGTTCTAAG GCATTTTTGGACGCACTTCAGAACCAGGCAGAGGCCAGCAGCACCATCATTGGTCAGTTTGGAGTTGGATTCTACTCTGCCTTCATGGTGGCCGACCGTGTGGACGTGTACTCTCGCTCGGCTGAGCCTGATGCACCTGGATACAAGTGGTCTTCAGATGG CTCTGGAGTTTTTGAGATTGCTGAAGCCACCGGCGTTCAGCAAGGAACAAAAATTGTGCTGCATCTCAAAGATGATTGCAAGGAGTTTTCCTCTGAGGACAGAGTTAAAG AGGTTGTAACAAAGTACAGCAACTTTGTGAGCTTCCCTATCTTCCTGAATGGACGGAGGCTCAACACTTTGCAG GCCTTGTGGATGATGGAGCCTAAAGAGATCAGTGACTGGCAGCACGAGGAGTTCTACCGCTATGTCGCTCAGGCTTACGACAAGCCCCGCTACACTCTGCACTACCGCGCCGACGCCCCGCTTAACATCAGGAGCATCTTTTATGTCCCTGACGCG AAGCCGTCCATGTTCGATGTGAGCAGGGAGATGGGCTCCAGTGTGGCTCTGTACAGCAGGAAGGTCCTGATCCAGACCAAAGCTACCGACATTCTGCCCAAGTGGCTGCGCTTCCTTCGAG GTGTGGTGGACAGCGAGGACATCcctctgaatctgagcagagagctgctgcaggagaGCGCCCTCATCAG GAAGCTTCGCGATGTTCTGCAGCAGAGGATGATCCGCTTCCTGCTGGACCAGAGCAAGAAGGAACCAGAGAAGTACAACAAATTCTTTGAGGACTACGGCCTCTTCATGAGGGAAGGCATCGTCACCACTCAGGAGCAAGATGTCAAG GAGGATATCGCAAAGCTGCTGAGATTCGAGTCGTCAGCTTTGCCAGCCGGTCAGCAGACCAATCTGATGGAGTATGCTTCCCGCATGAAGGCAGGCACACGCAACATCTACTACCTCTGTGCCCCCAACAGACATCTTGCAGAGCACTCTCCCTACTATGAAGCCATGAAGCAGAAGGACATGGAG GTGCTCTTCTGCTATGAGCAGTTTGATGAGCTGACTCTGCTCCACCTCAGAGAGTTTGACAAGAAGAAGCTTATCTCAGTGGAGACCGACATCGTGGTCGATCACTACAAGGAGGAGAAGTATGAAGACATCAAGCCAG CGTCTGAGCGCCTGACGCAGGAGCAGGCTGACGACCTCATGGCCTGGATGAAGAACACTCTTGGTCCCCGTGTCACTAACATAAAG CTCACTCCTCGTCTGGACACCCACCCAGCCATGATCACAGTGCTGGAAATGGGCGCTGCGCGTCACTTCCTCCGCACCCAGCAGCTGGCGCGCACCCCTGAGGAGAGAGCCCAGATACTGCAGCCCACACTGGAGATCAATGCAGG ACATGATCTGATCAAGAAGTTGCACGCACTGAAGGACACAAACTCTGAGCTGGCTGGATTATTGCTGGAACAG atCTATGACAATGCCATGATCACAGCAGGCTTGAACGATGATCCCCGACCGATGATTTCCCGCCTCAACGATCTCCTGACTAAAGCTTTGGAGAAGCACTGA
- the trap1 gene encoding heat shock protein 75 kDa, mitochondrial isoform X2 yields the protein MSRCLSLARLALGSSQRANVRMVSCARGLSSRAVSRFLAGGLQVGQSQRWSSQPRVWSAQQAYLGFSPQSYYSTQEAEKEPEEEPLHNIISDTEAVQGSAYKHEFQAETKKLLDIVARSLYSEKEVFIRELISNGSDALEKLRHKLISAGGETAPMEIHLQSDAAKGTFTIQDTGIGMNKDELVANLGTIARSGSKAFLDALQNQAEASSTIIGQFGVGFYSAFMVADRVDVYSRSAEPDAPGYKWSSDGSGVFEIAEATGVQQGTKYSNFVSFPIFLNGRRLNTLQALWMMEPKEISDWQHEEFYRYVAQAYDKPRYTLHYRADAPLNIRSIFYVPDAKPSMFDVSREMGSSVALYSRKVLIQTKATDILPKWLRFLRGVVDSEDIPLNLSRELLQESALIRKLRDVLQQRMIRFLLDQSKKEPEKYNKFFEDYGLFMREGIVTTQEQDVKEDIAKLLRFESSALPAGQQTNLMEYASRMKAGTRNIYYLCAPNRHLAEHSPYYEAMKQKDMEVLFCYEQFDELTLLHLREFDKKKLISVETDIVVDHYKEEKYEDIKPASERLTQEQADDLMAWMKNTLGPRVTNIKLTPRLDTHPAMITVLEMGAARHFLRTQQLARTPEERAQILQPTLEINAGHDLIKKLHALKDTNSELAGLLLEQIYDNAMITAGLNDDPRPMISRLNDLLTKALEKH from the exons ATGTCCCGCTGTCTCTCTCTGGCTCGGCTCGCTCTCGGGTCCTCTCAGAGAGCTAATGTGCGGATGGTGTCCTGTGCACGCGGGCTGAGCAGCCGAGCTGTCTCGCGCTTCTTGGCTGGAG GTTTGCAGGTTGGACAGTCGCAGAGGTGGAGCAGTCAGCCCAGGGTGTGGAGCGCACAGCAGGCCTACCTTGGCTTCAGCCCGCAGTCTTACTACAGCACCcaggaggcagagaaagagccagaggaggagCCTCTTCACAATATCATCAGCGATACAGAGGCTGTGCAAG GTAGCGCCTACAAACACGAGTTTCAGGCTGAAACCAAAAAGCTGCTGGATATTGTCGCCAGGTCCCTGTACTCGGAGAAAGAG GTGTTCATCAGGGAGCTTATCTCTAATGGCAGCGATGCTCTGGAAAAACTGCGCCACAAATTGATATCAGCTGGTGGTGAAACAGCTCCAATGGAGATCCACCTGCAGAGTGATGCAGCAAAGGGCACCTTCACCATCCAG GACACAGGAATCGGTATGAACAAAGATGAGCTGGTGGCTAACCTGGGGACTATCGCCCGCTCTGGTTCTAAG GCATTTTTGGACGCACTTCAGAACCAGGCAGAGGCCAGCAGCACCATCATTGGTCAGTTTGGAGTTGGATTCTACTCTGCCTTCATGGTGGCCGACCGTGTGGACGTGTACTCTCGCTCGGCTGAGCCTGATGCACCTGGATACAAGTGGTCTTCAGATGG CTCTGGAGTTTTTGAGATTGCTGAAGCCACCGGCGTTCAGCAAGG AACAAAGTACAGCAACTTTGTGAGCTTCCCTATCTTCCTGAATGGACGGAGGCTCAACACTTTGCAG GCCTTGTGGATGATGGAGCCTAAAGAGATCAGTGACTGGCAGCACGAGGAGTTCTACCGCTATGTCGCTCAGGCTTACGACAAGCCCCGCTACACTCTGCACTACCGCGCCGACGCCCCGCTTAACATCAGGAGCATCTTTTATGTCCCTGACGCG AAGCCGTCCATGTTCGATGTGAGCAGGGAGATGGGCTCCAGTGTGGCTCTGTACAGCAGGAAGGTCCTGATCCAGACCAAAGCTACCGACATTCTGCCCAAGTGGCTGCGCTTCCTTCGAG GTGTGGTGGACAGCGAGGACATCcctctgaatctgagcagagagctgctgcaggagaGCGCCCTCATCAG GAAGCTTCGCGATGTTCTGCAGCAGAGGATGATCCGCTTCCTGCTGGACCAGAGCAAGAAGGAACCAGAGAAGTACAACAAATTCTTTGAGGACTACGGCCTCTTCATGAGGGAAGGCATCGTCACCACTCAGGAGCAAGATGTCAAG GAGGATATCGCAAAGCTGCTGAGATTCGAGTCGTCAGCTTTGCCAGCCGGTCAGCAGACCAATCTGATGGAGTATGCTTCCCGCATGAAGGCAGGCACACGCAACATCTACTACCTCTGTGCCCCCAACAGACATCTTGCAGAGCACTCTCCCTACTATGAAGCCATGAAGCAGAAGGACATGGAG GTGCTCTTCTGCTATGAGCAGTTTGATGAGCTGACTCTGCTCCACCTCAGAGAGTTTGACAAGAAGAAGCTTATCTCAGTGGAGACCGACATCGTGGTCGATCACTACAAGGAGGAGAAGTATGAAGACATCAAGCCAG CGTCTGAGCGCCTGACGCAGGAGCAGGCTGACGACCTCATGGCCTGGATGAAGAACACTCTTGGTCCCCGTGTCACTAACATAAAG CTCACTCCTCGTCTGGACACCCACCCAGCCATGATCACAGTGCTGGAAATGGGCGCTGCGCGTCACTTCCTCCGCACCCAGCAGCTGGCGCGCACCCCTGAGGAGAGAGCCCAGATACTGCAGCCCACACTGGAGATCAATGCAGG ACATGATCTGATCAAGAAGTTGCACGCACTGAAGGACACAAACTCTGAGCTGGCTGGATTATTGCTGGAACAG atCTATGACAATGCCATGATCACAGCAGGCTTGAACGATGATCCCCGACCGATGATTTCCCGCCTCAACGATCTCCTGACTAAAGCTTTGGAGAAGCACTGA